One Cupriavidus taiwanensis DNA window includes the following coding sequences:
- a CDS encoding DedA family protein/thiosulfate sulfurtransferase GlpE yields MGELQALLENHGLLLVFLNVLVEQAGLPVPAYPMLFVAGALGVQETGPSIGAVLAAVIVACLIADTGWYFAGRRLGQPMLRTICKVSISPDSCIRQTQSLYLRVGPRSLVVAKLLPGAGALSTAMAGMTGTPLPVFLFYDAIGALVWAGSGLLIGVVFSDFIDAILAGFSTYGHLALAAVVGAFLVFLAWRSWRRFRLLRITRRVPRMSVDELESRRLAGTLPVVIDVRAHGDLPMERIPGSMVLDMQGALDSLDALGVPPAEADIVVYCACPNELSAALLAERLRVAGYPKTWALAGGFDEWKRRHGATVPPAATPPEPGQATAR; encoded by the coding sequence GTGGGAGAGTTACAGGCCTTGCTGGAAAACCACGGGCTGTTGCTGGTGTTCCTGAACGTACTGGTCGAGCAGGCCGGCCTGCCGGTGCCGGCCTATCCGATGCTGTTCGTCGCCGGCGCGCTGGGCGTGCAGGAGACCGGGCCGTCGATCGGCGCGGTGCTGGCGGCGGTCATCGTGGCCTGCCTGATTGCCGACACCGGCTGGTACTTTGCCGGGCGCAGGCTGGGCCAGCCGATGCTGCGCACCATCTGCAAGGTGTCGATCTCGCCCGACTCCTGCATCCGCCAGACCCAGTCGCTGTACCTGCGCGTGGGGCCGCGCTCGCTGGTGGTCGCCAAGCTGCTGCCGGGCGCCGGCGCGCTGTCGACCGCGATGGCCGGCATGACCGGCACGCCGCTGCCGGTGTTCCTGTTCTACGACGCGATCGGCGCGCTGGTGTGGGCCGGCAGCGGCTTGCTGATCGGCGTGGTGTTCAGCGACTTTATCGATGCCATCCTGGCGGGCTTCAGCACCTACGGCCACCTGGCGCTGGCGGCGGTGGTGGGGGCGTTCCTGGTGTTCCTGGCGTGGCGCTCGTGGCGGCGCTTCCGGCTGCTGCGCATCACCCGGCGCGTGCCGCGCATGAGCGTGGATGAACTGGAATCGCGCCGGCTGGCCGGCACGCTGCCGGTGGTGATCGACGTGCGCGCCCATGGCGACCTGCCGATGGAGCGCATCCCCGGTTCGATGGTGCTCGACATGCAGGGCGCGCTCGACAGCCTCGACGCGCTGGGCGTGCCGCCCGCCGAGGCCGACATCGTGGTCTATTGCGCCTGCCCGAACGAGTTGTCGGCGGCGCTGCTGGCCGAACGCCTGCGCGTGGCCGGCTATCCCAAGACCTGGGCGCTGGCCGGCGGCTTCGACGAATGGAAGCGGCGGCACGGCGCCACCGTGCCGCCGGCCGCCACCCCTCCCGAGCCGGGCCAGGCGACGGCACGCTGA
- a CDS encoding DUF1177 domain-containing protein, with the protein MALQQTLVIHEALDSPHANGAVVSELFAPYADAGVSVQVTTVSNAPPENTANTTDFISIVIPGSAGKRGGGKAPTLGVIGRNGAIGARPELVGLVSDADGPIGCLAVALKLAQMKARGDHVAGDVIVTTHLSTNVSMVPHDPVPFMGMPVSSDTMNDYQVLPEMDAILSIDASKGNSIVKHRGFAISPTALQGYILRVAPDLVATMESTTGCPAVTFPISLQDITPYHNGLYHFNSIMQPHVATQAPVVGVAVTAQSVVSGSATSANHEVDIAEAVRFCVEVSKRFGAGKCQFFNAAEWEKIRAIYPDLSVFQTAGKR; encoded by the coding sequence ATGGCCCTGCAGCAGACGCTGGTCATTCACGAAGCCCTGGACAGCCCGCACGCCAACGGCGCGGTCGTCAGCGAACTGTTCGCGCCGTACGCCGACGCCGGCGTGTCGGTGCAAGTCACCACGGTCAGCAACGCGCCGCCCGAGAACACGGCCAATACCACCGACTTCATCAGCATCGTGATCCCCGGCAGCGCCGGCAAGCGCGGCGGCGGCAAGGCGCCGACGCTGGGCGTGATCGGCCGCAACGGCGCCATCGGCGCGCGTCCGGAGCTGGTGGGGCTGGTGTCCGATGCCGATGGCCCGATCGGCTGCCTGGCGGTGGCGCTCAAGCTGGCGCAGATGAAGGCGCGCGGCGACCACGTGGCGGGCGACGTGATCGTGACCACGCACCTGTCGACCAATGTCTCGATGGTGCCGCACGACCCGGTGCCGTTCATGGGCATGCCGGTGTCTTCCGACACCATGAACGATTACCAGGTGCTGCCGGAAATGGACGCGATCCTGTCGATCGATGCGTCCAAGGGCAACAGCATCGTCAAGCACCGAGGCTTTGCGATCTCGCCGACCGCGCTGCAGGGCTATATCCTGCGCGTGGCGCCTGACCTGGTCGCGACCATGGAGTCGACCACCGGCTGCCCGGCGGTGACCTTCCCGATCTCGCTGCAGGACATCACGCCGTACCACAACGGCCTGTACCACTTCAACAGCATCATGCAGCCGCACGTGGCCACGCAGGCCCCGGTGGTGGGCGTGGCGGTGACGGCGCAGTCGGTGGTGTCGGGCAGCGCGACCTCGGCCAACCATGAGGTCGACATCGCCGAGGCGGTTCGCTTCTGCGTGGAAGTGTCCAAGCGCTTCGGCGCCGGCAAGTGCCAGTTCTTCAACGCCGCCGAGTGGGAGAAGATCCGCGCGATCTACCCTGACCTGTCGGTGTTCCAGACCGCCGGCAAGCGCTGA
- the kdgD gene encoding 5-dehydro-4-deoxyglucarate dehydratase, which produces MLAPNELKQIVSEGLLSFPITDFDARGDFAPKPYAARLEWLAPYGATALFAAGGTGEFFSLTPQDYTAVVDTAVRTCAGKVPILAGAGGPTRTAIAYAQEAQRLGAAGVLLLPHYLTEASQDGIAAHVEEVCKAVDIGVIVYNRANSKLNADQLARLAERCANLIGFKDGVGDIEAMVSIRRKLGDRFSYLGGLPTAEVYAAAYKALGVPVYSSAVFNFIPKTAMDFYRAIAANDHDTVGRLIDDFFLPYLAIRNRKAGYAVSIVKAGARLVGRDGGPVRAPLTDLTGEEMEMLGALINKLGPQ; this is translated from the coding sequence ATGCTCGCACCCAACGAACTCAAGCAAATCGTCTCGGAAGGCCTGCTGTCCTTCCCCATCACCGACTTCGACGCCCGGGGCGACTTTGCGCCGAAGCCCTACGCCGCCCGACTGGAGTGGCTGGCTCCCTACGGCGCCACCGCGCTGTTCGCGGCCGGCGGCACCGGCGAGTTCTTCTCGCTGACGCCGCAGGACTACACCGCCGTGGTCGACACCGCCGTGCGCACCTGCGCCGGCAAGGTGCCGATCCTGGCCGGCGCCGGCGGCCCGACCCGCACCGCTATCGCCTACGCGCAGGAAGCCCAGCGCCTGGGCGCCGCCGGCGTGCTGCTGCTGCCGCACTACCTGACCGAAGCCAGCCAGGACGGCATTGCCGCCCATGTGGAAGAAGTCTGCAAGGCGGTCGATATCGGCGTGATCGTCTACAACCGCGCCAACTCGAAGCTCAACGCCGACCAGCTGGCGCGCCTGGCCGAGCGCTGCGCCAACCTGATCGGCTTCAAGGACGGCGTCGGCGACATCGAGGCCATGGTCAGCATCCGCCGCAAGCTGGGCGACCGCTTCTCCTACCTGGGCGGCCTGCCCACCGCCGAAGTCTATGCCGCGGCCTACAAGGCGCTGGGCGTGCCGGTGTATTCGTCGGCAGTGTTCAACTTCATCCCGAAGACGGCGATGGATTTCTACCGCGCCATCGCCGCGAACGACCACGACACCGTGGGCCGCCTGATCGACGACTTCTTCCTGCCCTACCTGGCCATCCGCAACCGCAAGGCCGGCTATGCGGTCAGCATCGTCAAGGCCGGCGCGCGCCTGGTCGGCCGCGACGGCGGTCCCGTGCGCGCACCGCTGACCGACCTGACCGGCGAGGAAATGGAGATGCTGGGCGCGCTGATCAACAAGCTCGGCCCGCAGTAA
- a CDS encoding Bug family tripartite tricarboxylate transporter substrate binding protein — protein MTHGRRNFLKQSSALAAGLAAGPLAGLSSAAHAAPDWPNRPIRLVVPYTAGGSSDIIARLISKQLGEALGQSVVVDNRPGANGNVGAALVAQATDNHTLLLCDIGALAISPSVYTKLTFNIAKDLKPVSMLAYSPHLLVVHPSVQVASVKELVALSQRSQLNFAVTAIGSAPHLAGVAVEQATGAKWQYVPYKGGSQAIADTVGGSAQVLMNGMLATLPHVQSGKLKLIAQSKRTRMPLLQNVPTIAEQGVPNFESGTWQGVMAPASMPDAMVARISGELIRIIRAPDLRAQLVAQGAEVVTMTPGETGKFFVAEQTRWAGVVKQAGIKLEA, from the coding sequence ATGACCCACGGACGCCGCAACTTCCTCAAGCAATCCTCCGCACTGGCCGCCGGCCTCGCCGCGGGCCCGCTCGCCGGCCTGTCTTCGGCCGCGCACGCCGCGCCGGACTGGCCGAACCGCCCGATCCGCCTGGTGGTGCCGTACACCGCCGGCGGCTCGTCGGACATCATCGCGCGCCTGATCAGCAAGCAGCTGGGCGAGGCGCTGGGCCAGTCGGTGGTGGTGGACAACCGCCCCGGCGCCAACGGCAACGTCGGCGCGGCACTGGTCGCGCAGGCCACCGACAACCACACGCTGCTGCTGTGCGATATCGGCGCGCTGGCCATCAGCCCGTCGGTCTATACCAAGCTGACGTTCAATATCGCCAAGGACCTGAAGCCGGTATCGATGCTGGCGTATTCGCCGCACCTGCTGGTGGTGCATCCGTCGGTGCAGGTGGCGAGCGTGAAGGAACTGGTGGCGCTGTCGCAGCGCAGCCAGCTCAACTTCGCCGTGACCGCGATCGGCAGCGCGCCGCACCTGGCCGGCGTGGCGGTGGAGCAGGCCACCGGCGCCAAGTGGCAGTACGTGCCCTACAAGGGCGGTTCGCAGGCGATTGCCGACACCGTCGGCGGCAGCGCCCAGGTGCTGATGAACGGCATGCTCGCCACGCTGCCGCATGTGCAGTCGGGCAAGCTCAAGCTGATCGCGCAGTCCAAGCGCACGCGCATGCCGCTGCTGCAGAACGTGCCGACCATCGCCGAGCAAGGCGTGCCGAATTTTGAGTCGGGCACCTGGCAGGGCGTGATGGCCCCTGCCAGCATGCCCGACGCGATGGTGGCGCGCATCAGCGGCGAACTGATCCGCATCATCCGCGCACCGGACCTGCGCGCGCAACTGGTGGCGCAGGGCGCAGAGGTGGTGACGATGACCCCGGGCGAAACCGGCAAGTTCTTCGTTGCCGAGCAGACGCGATGGGCGGGGGTGGTGAAACAGGCGGGGATCAAGCTGGAGGCTTGA
- a CDS encoding aldehyde dehydrogenase (NADP(+)): MQITGDMLIGAQAVRGTEATLQAINPATGAPIGPDFHGGGEAEVERACALAEAAFDTFRNTSPEQRASFLEAIAAGIEALGDALIERAHLESALPIARLQGERGRTAGQLRLFATVLREGRWQQATFDPALPERTPPRPDLRMQRIAIGPVAVFGASNFPLAFSVAGGDTAAALAAGCPVVVKAHPAHLGTSELVGRVIQQAVRDAGLPEGVFSLLAGAGNAIGTALVSHPAIQAVGFTGSRAGGLALMQAAQRRPQPIPVYAEMSSINPVFLLPAALDARGEEIGRQLVDSLVLGVGQFCTNPGLVIGIEGPALDKFRASALAALQGKPAATMLTPGIHAAYQQGVAQLSSLDGLQRIGNGVDGSGANQARPAMFETTAAQFLADHRMQAEVFGPSTVLVVCRDFEEMLTVARQLEGQLTATMQLDDADHEAAQRLLPVLERKAGRVLCNGYPTGVEVAYAMVHGGPFPATSDARSTSVGATAIDRFLRPVCYQNLPQALLPEALRK; the protein is encoded by the coding sequence ATGCAAATCACCGGCGACATGCTGATCGGCGCGCAAGCCGTGCGCGGCACCGAAGCGACGCTGCAGGCGATCAATCCCGCCACCGGCGCCCCCATCGGCCCTGACTTCCACGGCGGCGGCGAGGCCGAGGTCGAGCGCGCGTGCGCGCTGGCCGAAGCCGCCTTCGACACGTTCCGCAACACCAGTCCCGAACAGCGCGCGAGCTTCCTCGAGGCCATCGCCGCGGGCATCGAGGCGCTGGGTGACGCGCTGATCGAGCGCGCCCACCTGGAAAGCGCGCTGCCCATCGCGCGCCTGCAGGGCGAGCGCGGCCGCACCGCCGGCCAGTTGCGCCTGTTCGCCACCGTGCTGCGCGAGGGCCGCTGGCAGCAAGCCACCTTCGACCCCGCGCTGCCCGAGCGCACCCCGCCGCGCCCGGACCTGCGCATGCAGCGCATCGCCATCGGCCCGGTGGCCGTGTTCGGCGCCAGCAACTTCCCGCTGGCCTTCTCCGTCGCCGGCGGCGACACCGCCGCGGCGCTGGCCGCGGGCTGCCCGGTCGTGGTCAAGGCGCATCCGGCGCACCTGGGCACGTCGGAGCTGGTCGGGCGCGTGATCCAGCAGGCGGTGCGCGACGCGGGCTTGCCCGAGGGCGTGTTTTCGCTGCTGGCCGGGGCGGGCAACGCCATCGGCACGGCGCTGGTGTCGCATCCGGCGATCCAGGCAGTGGGCTTCACCGGCTCGCGCGCCGGCGGCCTGGCGCTGATGCAGGCCGCCCAGCGCCGCCCGCAGCCGATCCCGGTGTATGCGGAGATGAGCAGCATCAACCCGGTGTTCCTGCTGCCCGCGGCGCTCGATGCGCGCGGCGAGGAAATCGGCCGGCAGCTGGTCGATTCGCTGGTGTTGGGCGTCGGCCAGTTCTGTACCAATCCTGGACTGGTGATCGGCATCGAAGGGCCCGCGCTCGACAAGTTCCGCGCATCGGCGCTGGCTGCGCTGCAAGGCAAGCCGGCAGCGACCATGCTGACGCCCGGCATTCATGCTGCGTATCAGCAGGGCGTGGCCCAGCTGTCGTCGCTCGACGGGCTGCAGCGCATTGGCAATGGCGTCGACGGCAGCGGGGCCAACCAGGCGCGTCCGGCGATGTTCGAGACCACCGCGGCGCAGTTCCTGGCGGATCACCGGATGCAGGCCGAGGTGTTCGGGCCGTCGACGGTGCTGGTGGTGTGCCGCGATTTCGAAGAGATGCTGACGGTGGCGCGCCAGCTCGAGGGCCAGCTGACGGCGACGATGCAGCTCGACGACGCCGACCACGAGGCCGCGCAGCGCCTGCTGCCGGTGCTGGAACGCAAGGCTGGACGGGTGCTGTGCAATGGCTATCCGACCGGGGTCGAGGTTGCCTATGCGATGGTGCATGGCGGGCCGTTCCCGGCAACTTCGGATGCGCGTTCGACTTCGGTGGGGGCGACGGCGATCGACCGGTTCTTGCGGCCGGTCTGTTATCAGAACCTGCCGCAGGCGTTGTTGCCGGAAGCGCTGCGGAAATAG